A genomic region of Polyangium spumosum contains the following coding sequences:
- a CDS encoding MXAN_5187 C-terminal domain-containing protein, which yields MEHAEVERALEDLDSRLERVRALYEQYFLGIEKLEPLVPRKELERRIMLLRRAQIRNTALRFKFQTLIQRYNTFQQYWGRVAREIENGTYQRDVLRAAARFGAKDALTILGKKQKEKYTKLAAAQEERRARIRKEALTIDEEMLADEDLLADDAEELTDEELADDALEITTAEPPPARAAPPPPPLPPKPAAPPPPPVGRPPPPPPAPSRPAAPPPPPPPAGKPAAPPPPVPAKKPEPVPLMMMMRRPVEAPSAAKPVEMKPAEALPPAETPAARRPQPSSPDLGKRRVAELAAQAKQGKAAMAGPASARPLDLDFDLDAREPKAPPSRRRPSSTRTRAVQIPTVSDEPAPSVAAPSSRRKSSRNMRAVVAPPPPEPPAEAPPPPPEASASPEPRPQPGPRPAPQRPRPPQGSSEDLSDARIRQIYAQYVEAKRAAKESTAGVTYEGLAKQLRQQAEKLKASHPQKSVDYSVVMKDGKPTLKPILR from the coding sequence ATGGAACACGCCGAGGTCGAACGAGCCCTGGAGGATCTCGACAGCCGACTCGAGCGGGTGCGGGCGCTCTACGAGCAGTACTTCCTCGGCATCGAGAAGCTCGAGCCCCTCGTCCCGCGCAAGGAGCTCGAGCGGCGCATCATGCTCCTGCGCCGCGCGCAGATCCGGAACACGGCGCTGCGCTTCAAGTTCCAGACGCTGATCCAGCGCTACAACACCTTCCAGCAGTACTGGGGCCGCGTCGCGCGCGAGATCGAGAACGGCACCTACCAGCGCGACGTGCTCCGCGCGGCCGCGCGCTTCGGCGCGAAAGACGCGCTCACGATCCTCGGCAAGAAGCAAAAAGAGAAGTACACGAAGCTCGCCGCCGCGCAGGAAGAGCGCCGCGCCCGCATCCGCAAAGAGGCGCTCACGATCGACGAGGAGATGCTCGCCGACGAGGACCTGCTCGCCGACGACGCCGAGGAGCTCACGGACGAAGAGCTCGCCGACGACGCGCTCGAGATCACGACCGCAGAGCCTCCGCCCGCGAGAGCCGCGCCGCCGCCGCCCCCTCTGCCCCCGAAGCCCGCCGCGCCGCCGCCGCCGCCCGTCGGAAGGCCGCCGCCGCCGCCACCCGCGCCCAGCCGACCGGCCGCACCACCACCGCCGCCGCCGCCCGCGGGCAAACCGGCCGCGCCGCCGCCTCCCGTGCCCGCGAAGAAGCCCGAGCCCGTGCCGCTCATGATGATGATGCGCCGCCCCGTCGAGGCGCCGTCCGCGGCCAAACCCGTGGAAATGAAGCCCGCCGAGGCTCTGCCGCCGGCCGAAACGCCGGCCGCGCGACGTCCGCAGCCGTCCTCGCCCGACCTCGGCAAGCGCCGCGTCGCCGAGCTCGCGGCCCAGGCCAAGCAAGGCAAAGCGGCCATGGCGGGGCCGGCCTCTGCGCGCCCGCTCGACCTCGATTTCGACCTCGACGCCCGCGAGCCGAAAGCGCCTCCCTCGCGACGCCGGCCTTCGAGCACACGCACGCGGGCCGTCCAGATCCCGACCGTCTCCGACGAACCCGCGCCGAGCGTGGCGGCGCCGTCCTCGCGTCGAAAGAGCAGCCGCAACATGCGCGCGGTCGTCGCGCCGCCGCCGCCCGAGCCCCCGGCCGAAGCGCCGCCGCCGCCTCCGGAGGCCTCGGCCTCACCCGAGCCGCGCCCGCAGCCTGGACCTCGCCCCGCGCCGCAGCGTCCTCGCCCGCCCCAGGGTTCGTCCGAGGACCTCTCCGACGCGCGGATCCGCCAGATTTACGCGCAATACGTCGAGGCCAAGCGCGCGGCGAAGGAGTCGACCGCGGGCGTCACCTACGAGGGGCTCGCCAAGCAGCTCCGCCAGCAGGCCGAGAAGCTCAAGGCCTCCCACCCGCAGAAATCGGTCGACTACAGCGTGGTGATGAAGGACGGCAAACCCACGCTCAAGCCGATCCTTCGTTAG
- a CDS encoding protein kinase domain-containing protein produces the protein MECPACQHANIDGARFCAKCGAPLPSAPSEEDPLIGSIVGGRYRITGVLGEGGMGRVYTAEQQMGTTVRKAAVKTLLAQYAKDPQVLARFNRECGTVAELKHPNTIQVWDFGQTNTGELYIAMELLEGKTVEDDLAQKGPMPAERVDKIIGQAAGSLQEAHSKGIVHRDLKPANLFLTKIDGDDFVKVLDFGIAKRGERPDSKEQKLTQQGTVLGTPPYMSPEQFRGQELDARSDVYSLAIVAYEMLTGRLPFEADTPWAWATQHLTAQPSPFEVTALGAQVPPKMKTAILRALEKDKNKRQSSVREFYEELSIGAGRASLVAGATGQQQVAGMPGMPSGQYGMPSGQMQGMPSGQYGMPSGQYGMPSGQMQGMPSGPMPARPGGTQIGEPLFAQGAPSAPGGRTMVDTGPSAAAVTPGPMPAMQMPPQHGHAPMPMGGPAYPAPPPPPPIGARQQQKSSPMPIIAGIGVLVVLGIVIAIVATRGKSSDGDGEVLLMPSAAPTTVVVASDPTPNPADSAGVAGTASSAGGSAQSGQTTGSNTGSTTGTPTTTAGGGSTAPKVDPAADKACDAAIAYAYGGNTSLAISQYRSCTGPKRSKALSAIDASAAREVRAKGCAAKPIADQAAAIGASSGKNALPTKCK, from the coding sequence ATGGAGTGTCCCGCCTGTCAACACGCGAACATCGATGGAGCGCGCTTCTGCGCCAAGTGTGGAGCGCCGCTGCCGTCGGCGCCTTCCGAAGAGGACCCGTTGATCGGCTCGATCGTGGGCGGTCGCTACCGCATCACGGGTGTGCTCGGTGAAGGCGGCATGGGCCGCGTCTACACCGCCGAGCAGCAGATGGGCACGACGGTCCGGAAGGCCGCGGTCAAGACGCTCCTCGCGCAGTACGCGAAGGATCCGCAAGTGCTCGCGCGCTTCAACCGCGAGTGCGGCACCGTCGCCGAGCTCAAGCACCCGAACACGATCCAGGTCTGGGACTTCGGGCAAACGAACACCGGCGAGCTCTACATCGCGATGGAGCTGCTCGAAGGAAAGACGGTCGAGGACGACCTCGCGCAGAAGGGGCCGATGCCGGCCGAGCGCGTCGACAAGATCATCGGGCAAGCCGCAGGCTCGCTCCAGGAGGCGCACAGCAAGGGGATCGTGCACCGCGACCTCAAGCCCGCGAACCTCTTCCTCACCAAGATCGACGGCGACGACTTCGTGAAGGTGCTCGACTTCGGCATCGCCAAGCGCGGCGAGCGGCCCGACTCGAAGGAGCAGAAGCTCACGCAACAAGGCACGGTGCTGGGCACGCCGCCGTACATGAGCCCCGAGCAGTTCCGCGGGCAGGAGCTCGACGCGCGCAGCGACGTCTACTCGCTCGCCATCGTCGCGTACGAGATGCTCACCGGGCGGCTGCCCTTCGAAGCAGATACGCCCTGGGCCTGGGCCACGCAGCACCTCACGGCGCAGCCCTCGCCCTTCGAGGTGACGGCCCTCGGCGCGCAGGTGCCGCCGAAGATGAAGACCGCGATCCTGCGCGCGCTCGAGAAGGACAAGAACAAGCGGCAGTCGTCCGTGCGCGAGTTCTACGAGGAGCTCTCGATCGGCGCAGGGCGCGCGTCGCTCGTCGCAGGTGCGACGGGTCAGCAGCAGGTCGCGGGCATGCCGGGCATGCCGAGCGGGCAATACGGCATGCCGAGCGGGCAGATGCAAGGCATGCCGAGCGGGCAATACGGCATGCCGAGCGGGCAATACGGCATGCCGAGCGGGCAGATGCAAGGCATGCCGAGCGGCCCGATGCCGGCGCGTCCCGGCGGGACGCAGATCGGCGAGCCGCTCTTCGCGCAGGGAGCGCCGAGCGCGCCCGGGGGTCGAACGATGGTCGACACGGGGCCAAGCGCCGCCGCGGTCACGCCCGGCCCGATGCCCGCGATGCAGATGCCGCCGCAGCACGGTCACGCGCCGATGCCGATGGGCGGACCGGCCTACCCCGCGCCCCCGCCCCCGCCGCCGATCGGCGCGAGGCAGCAACAAAAGAGCAGCCCGATGCCGATCATCGCGGGCATCGGCGTGCTCGTGGTGCTCGGCATCGTGATCGCGATCGTCGCGACACGAGGCAAGAGCTCGGACGGCGACGGCGAGGTGCTCCTCATGCCGTCCGCGGCCCCCACGACCGTCGTGGTCGCCTCGGATCCGACGCCGAACCCCGCCGACAGCGCGGGCGTCGCGGGGACGGCCTCGTCGGCCGGAGGTTCGGCGCAGTCCGGACAAACCACGGGATCGAACACCGGATCGACCACCGGCACCCCGACCACGACCGCGGGCGGCGGCAGCACCGCCCCGAAGGTCGACCCCGCGGCCGACAAGGCCTGCGACGCGGCCATCGCGTACGCGTACGGCGGCAACACGTCGCTCGCGATCAGCCAGTATCGCTCGTGCACCGGGCCCAAGCGGAGCAAGGCGCTCTCGGCGATCGACGCTTCGGCCGCGCGTGAGGTGAGGGCCAAGGGTTGCGCGGCCAAGCCCATCGCGGATCAAGCGGCGGCGATCGGCGCGAGCAGCGGAAAAAACGCGCTCCCGACGAAGTGCAAGTAG
- a CDS encoding GTP-binding protein, with translation MAKEKFTRTKPHVNVGTIGHIDHGKTTLTAAIVKVQSKQKLAKEIKYADIAKGGTVRDETKTVTIAAAHVEYESK, from the coding sequence ATGGCCAAGGAGAAATTCACTCGAACCAAGCCTCACGTGAACGTCGGCACGATCGGTCACATCGATCACGGCAAGACCACGCTCACGGCGGCCATCGTGAAGGTCCAGTCCAAGCAGAAGCTTGCGAAAGAGATCAAGTACGCCGACATCGCCAAGGGCGGCACCGTTCGCGACGAGACGAAGACGGTCACGATCGCGGCTGCGCACGTGGAGTACGAGTCGAAGA